A genomic segment from Aegilops tauschii subsp. strangulata cultivar AL8/78 chromosome 1, Aet v6.0, whole genome shotgun sequence encodes:
- the LOC109753974 gene encoding heat stress transcription factor A-4d, translating to MSTSRDHGRPIKAARAPPAPVAPPAFSTPVPPSLLPPDPPPPLRFPPRKHFSRLPAGTGGPRRGFAAEQVDSIDDKSLSLPTWLQRIFHRVRLDSCEQRAAPNRIQSNPVEDFLAELGRSTGMDIDMEGGSQPQPQGASLSPAPFLIKTYEMVEDPATNRVVSWGPGGASFVVWNPPDFSRDLLPKYFKHNNFSSFIRQLNTYGFRKIDPERWEFANDDFIRGHMHLLKNIHRRKPVHSHSPQTQVNGPLAEAERREYEEDISRLKHENSVLVAELQRQARQQCGLSWLMQSLEDRLMAMERRQADVVASVRDTLQRRRGGVHPGQQTMLELEPTDHFSKKRRVPRLGFFVEEHSAAAAEEQRVPHLRAMGGETPGMVMVNAEPFEKMELALVSMEKLVQRAGDYASSEDMYNAAAAAPSTDDPAHADLQAAPVNLQPSSPEIAESPGYAVQSPMLLFPEIHEDKHKTMAEVDMSSEASTTDTSQDETTAEAEAETGVPHEPAVANDLFWERFLTDTPKPLAVEDSHESKDDVKTGLDCYWFGHRNNVEQITEQMGHLASAQKT from the exons ATGTCCACGTCGCGCGACCACGGCCGCCCTATAAAGGCCGCCCGCGCGCCACCTGCACCGGTGGCGCCGCCCGCCTTTTCCACCCCGGTCCCTCCCTCTCTTCTACCTCCGGATCCGCCACCTCCACTACGTTTTCCACCTCGTAAACATTTCTCCCGTCTGCCGGCCGGAACGGGAGGACCTCGCCGTGGTTTCGCCGCAG AACAAGTTGATTCGATCGACGACAAGTCGCTGTCTTTGCCAACTTGGTTACAGAGAATTTTCCACCGCGTGCGGCTTGATTCATGTGAACAAAGAGCGGCACCGAATCGAATCCAATCCAATCCAGTTGAAGACTTTCTCGCCGAGCTGGGCCGATCGACGGGCATGGACATCGACATGGAGGGTGGCTCGCAGCCGCAGCCGCAGGGCGCCTCGCTCTCGCCGGCGCCGTTCCTGATCAAGACCTACGAGATGGTGGAGGACCCGGCGACCAACCGCGTGGTGTCGTGGGGCCCCGGCGGCGCCAGCTTCGTGGTGTGGAACCCGCCCGACTTCTCGCGGGACCTGCTGCCCAAGTACTTCAAGCACAACAACTTCTCCAGCTTCATCAGGCAGCTCAACACCTAC GGTTTTCGGAAGATCGACCCGGAGCGATGGGAGTTCGCCAACGACGACTTCATCAGGGGGCACATGCACCTCCTCAAGAACATCCACCGGCGCAAGCCGGTGCACAGCCACTCGCCGCAGACCCAGGTGAACGGGCCGCTGGCGGAGGCCGAGAGGCGCGAGTACGAGGAGGACATCAGCAGGCTCAAGCACGAGAACAGCGTGCTCGTGGCAGAGCTCCAGAGGCAGGCGCGGCAGCAGTGCGGGCTCAGCTGGCTGATGCAGTCGCTGGAGGACCGGCTGATGGCGATGGAGCGGCGgcaggcggacgtcgtcgcctcCGTGCGCGACACCCTGCAGAGGAGACGGGGCGGCGTTCATCCAGGGCAGCAGACCATGCTGGAACTGGAGCCGACCGACCATTTCAGCAAGAAGAGGAGGGTTCCGAGGCTCGGTTTCTTCGTCGAGGAGCACTCGGCGGCAGCGGCCGAGGAGCAGCGGGTGCCGCATCTGCGGGCGATGGGTGGTGAGACGCCGGGCATGGTCATGGTGAACGCCGAGCCTTTTGAGAAGATGGAGCTGGCCCTGGTCTCCATGGAGAAACTCGTCCAGAGGGCGGGCGACTATGCGTCCTCTGAAGACATGTAcaacgccgccgccgctgcacccAGCACCGATGATCCGGCTCATGCAGATCTGCAGGCAGCACCAGTAAATCTTCAGCCGTCTTCACCGGAGATAGCAGAGTCTCCGGGTTACGCTGTCCAGAGTCCAATGCTACTATTCCCAGAAATTCACGAGGACAAGCACAAGACGATGGCCGAAGTTGACATGAGCTCCGAGGCCAGCACCACAGACACTTCACAGGACGAGACGACcgccgaggccgaggccgagACCGGAGTTCCCCATGAACCGGCCGTGGCGAACGATCTGTTCTGGGAGCGGTTTCTCACGGACACGCCCAAGCCGCTAGCCGTCGAGGATAGCCATGAATCCAAGGACGATGTGAAGACCGGCCTAGACTGCTACTGGTTCGGTCACCGGAACAATGTTGAACAGATCACCGAGCAGATGGGGCACCTCGCTTCTGCTCAGAAGACCTGA